One genomic segment of Mytilus trossulus isolate FHL-02 chromosome 4, PNRI_Mtr1.1.1.hap1, whole genome shotgun sequence includes these proteins:
- the LOC134716356 gene encoding lim and transglutaminase domain protein ltd-1-like, translating to MEDRQSSYFPTSSTPRPDHHSSMRQPSAIDTSSRMGQRSRLEHQESDRMSRTGQPSAIHRQRKEQKIFETEIENDVIDTKRIHKSTSLKNTSTKTDENKPQVDFKLTKDLKKEVDVPEIKKKQLTYPIPKPPPTRKAEIFKMETAVEIDKRVINVDVESAPDMKALTLSLTVRYYKDVDKVRAIFAWMCLQKLDQLDYSRSINDKSPLHHLKEVKDKKSSYPELFAIMCKNVDIPCHVVSGVAKLENHEIGETEIDKNRVTWNTVYCADGWRIVFFQWAFDTVSTKKRQTEQQPVHIESTPLSSKTGSFKEPYQNGESSTPKLPAISNSSVTSRSSKTFAHTGNYNHSVLKKFEKESILNVNEYYFLTDPEEFIFRCFPDEDMWQLLGKPHSIEKFLKLPVVSQAFFEHHLKISSRLNGIRKAKHGSCIISIKRMDSTHIFLDHKFELIASETPDVAVELNFKFLVAVVHDERKTHFHMRFPVEGMYDFKVFGGASENDSEFLCSFKVNCEEPKLRFEALPLVPEIGFGPCRVTERFGMKLVSKVTGLITIRGPDTIDIDFKVYKDIKVIAELIHHTIPSSDLEEYIPLKQHNDDLFITVGVPRNGEYVLKLHAKHRRSNKDFINVCNFLLMSEDPKKPRKPFESAGDLMIRQQLMNTLKTSKNPEDVQMAIDKLNKEDLPDDGWLTKAYERLEYLKLAKALRNGINRKNADVLEKAIQDARQSSLADKLDNYIREGEQMLQEADKNSVFILEMKRTTISEVHRYKKPKPVMYDVMKATYILLGEKPESLTTWDEIVYLMRMTSRKSLLYKVKQFDKNYVDPSTAQEVDRLLKTHTLEEAKASSAGVGTFFMWASDIIEPLTKVKKSTQPKKEQTINGYKEEDTLQTTENS from the exons ATGGAGGATAGACAATCGTCATACTTCCCTACATCATCCACACCTCGACCAGATCATCATTCATCAATGCGACAGCCATCCGCCATAGACACGTCATCAAGAATGGGTCAAAGGTCGAGACTCGAACACCAGGAAAGCGACCGAATGTCTAGAACCGGACAACCATCTGCAATTCATAGACAACGAAAAgagcaaaaaatatttgaaactgaaattgaaaatgatgtaATAGATACTAAAAGGATACATAAATCAACTTCTCTAAAGAATACGTCTACAAAAACAGACGAGAACAAACCACAAGTGGACTTCAAGTTGACAAAAGACTTAAAGAAAGAG GTTGATGTTCCAGAAATTAAGAAGAAACAACTTACTTATCCAATACCTAAACCCCCACCAACAAGGAAAGCGGAGATATTTAAAATGGAAACTGCTGTAGAAATTGATAAAAGAGTCATAAAC GTTGACGTTGAATCAGCTCCTGACATGAAAGCTTTAACTTTATCATTGACCGTAAGATATTACAAGGATGTCGATAAGGTGCGGGCAATATTTGCCTGGATGTGTCTTCAGAAGTTGGATCAACTCGATTATTCACGCTCGATAAACGACAAATCACCTCTTCATCATTTAAAAGAAGTGAAAGATAAAAAATCATCCTATCCTGAATTGTTTGCAATTATGTGCAA GAATGTTGATATTCCCTGTCATGTTGTGTCAGGTGTTGCAAAActagaaaaccatgaaatagGCGAAACAGAAATCGACAAAAACAGAGTTACATGGAATACGGTTTATTGTGCAGATGGGTGGAggattgttttctttcaatggGCGTTCGATACCGTATCAACGAAGAAGAGACAAACAGAGCAGCAACCAGTTCACATAGAGAGCACACCACTCTCAAGTAAAACGGGGTCATTTAAAGAACCCTATCAAAACG GTGAATCGTCGACCCCGAAACTCCCTGCGATTTCTAACTCTTCAGTCACATCAAGATCCTCAAAGACATTTGCGCATACAGGCAACTATAATCACAGTGTTttgaaaaagtttgaaaaagagTCCATTTTGAATGTGAATGAATATTATTTCTTGACTGACCCAGAGGAGTTTATCTTTCGATGTTTCCCTGATGAAGACATGTGGCAACTACTTGGAAAACCACATTCAATAGAAAAGTTTCTGAAACTTCCAGTTGTATCACAAGCTTTTTTCgaacatcatttaaaaatttcaagtcGCTTAAACGGCATTAGAAAAGCTAAACACGGATCTTGCATAATATCTATCAAGCGGATGGACTCTACACATATTTTTCTCGATCATAAATTTGAATTGATTGCATCAGAGACCCCAGATGTTGCTGTTGAACTAAATTTTAAGTTCTTGGTGGCAGTTGTTCATGACgaaagaaaaacacatttcCATATGCGTTTCCCAGTTGAAGGaatgtatgattttaaagtttttggagGAGCTAGTGAAAATGATTCAGAATTCTTGTGTTCATTCAAGGTGAATTGTGAAGAACCAAAACTGCGATTCGAGGCACTACCGTTAGTTCCGGAAATAGGATTTGGACCTTGTCGTGTGACAGAGCGTTTCGGCATGAAACTGGTTTCAAAGGTTACAGGGCTAATAACAATACGTGGACCAGACACCATTGATATTGATTTCAAGGTGTATAAAGATATCAAAGTCATTGCGGAGTTGATTCATCACACAATACCGTCTTCGGACCTCGAAGAATATATTCCACTTAAACAACACAATGACGATTTATTCATTACTGTTGGTGTTCCAAGAAACGGAGAGTATGTCCTAAAACTACATGCAAAACATAGACGTTCGAATAAAGACTTCATTAATGTGTGCAATTTCCTTTTGATGTCAGAAGATCCAAAGAAACCAAGAAAACCTTTTGAA AGTGCAGGAGATTTGATGATTCGGCAACAGTTGATGAATACACTTAAGACATCCAAGAATCCCGAGGATGTACAAATGGCAATCGACAAGTTAAATAAGGAGGATTTACCAGACGATGGCTGGCTTACGAAAGCATATGAAAGGCTGGAATATCTGAAATTAGCTAAgg CATTGAGAAATGGCATCAATCGTAAAAATGCCGATGTTCTGGAAAAGGCAATACAAGATGCAAGACAGTCAAGTCTGGCAGATAAGTTGGATAATTATATAAGAGAGGGCGAGCAGATGTTACAAGAGGCTGACAAAAATTCCGTGTTTATACTGGAAATGAAAAGAACAACAATATCAGAGGTACATCGCTACAAGAAACCAAAACCAGTCATGTACGATGTAATGAAAGCAACGTATATCTTACTAGGAGAAAAGCCAGAATCGTTGACG ACATGGGATGAGATTGTTTACCTGATGAGAATGACAAGCAGAAAAAGTCTCTTATATAAGGTcaaacaatttgataaaaactacGTTGACCCTTCCACCGCTCAAGAAGTGGACAGACTCCTTAAAACTCACACATTAGAGGAGGCAAAGGCATCTAGCGCCGGTGTAGGCACTTTCTTCATGTGG gCCAGTGATATAATAGAGCCTTTGACAAAGGTAAAAAAATCTACTCAACCGAAAAAAGAACAGACAATCAATGGATATAAAGAAGAGGACACACTACAGACTACAGAAAACAGCTAA